From a region of the Roseivirga sp. 4D4 genome:
- a CDS encoding sensor histidine kinase — MEYKYFRWNVIIRISLIILFGYGSVYVITQTHFWLVSFWLILALIVTLINLVRYVERSRRELANFLLAIKQQDFSNTYHYKKEDDLNYAFHEINQVLKTLRNEKASNLIYLQTIVEHVRVALVCFDDQMRVQLVNHAAKELFDKNLITSIRSLKHLSEELRDTITNIKNGERELVKLTLGGKLMNLSILATEFKLQDEAFKLVSFQDIKSELEANEIESWQKLIRVLTHEIKNSVIPISTLSDVILQMIKDDSGQPDLSKLDDEGIEDLVGGLETIESRSKGLANFVKTYDQLTKVPKPDIQTVKVEELISRLVNLFKADIDQNLIQLALNLEEELTIEIDPDLIDQVLINLFKNAIEALQGQKKPTISLHAHRDEEGTSITVSDNGPGIPDEIVENIFVPFYTTKTSGSGIGLSLSRQIMRLHKGSLEVRSTKDRGTSFLLKF; from the coding sequence ATGGAGTATAAATACTTCCGATGGAATGTCATCATCAGGATCTCTCTCATTATTCTTTTCGGTTACGGGTCCGTTTATGTGATCACTCAGACTCACTTTTGGCTCGTTTCCTTCTGGCTGATTCTTGCACTAATTGTCACTTTGATCAACCTGGTCCGGTACGTTGAACGATCGAGACGCGAGCTGGCTAACTTCTTACTGGCTATCAAGCAACAAGACTTTAGCAATACATACCACTACAAAAAGGAGGATGACTTGAATTACGCCTTTCATGAGATCAATCAAGTCCTCAAGACACTACGTAATGAGAAGGCCTCTAACCTTATCTACCTTCAGACCATTGTAGAGCACGTACGTGTGGCACTGGTTTGTTTTGATGATCAAATGAGAGTTCAATTGGTTAATCACGCAGCAAAAGAACTATTCGATAAAAACCTGATCACATCAATTCGATCTTTAAAGCATCTTTCGGAGGAGCTTAGAGATACAATAACCAATATAAAGAATGGCGAACGTGAATTGGTGAAGTTGACTTTGGGAGGAAAGTTGATGAACCTTTCTATCCTTGCAACTGAGTTTAAACTTCAAGATGAAGCTTTTAAGTTGGTCTCCTTTCAAGACATTAAAAGCGAACTTGAGGCCAACGAAATTGAGTCTTGGCAGAAACTTATTAGAGTATTGACCCATGAAATCAAGAACTCCGTAATTCCCATTTCAACGCTGTCAGACGTAATTCTACAAATGATCAAAGATGATTCGGGACAGCCAGATTTATCCAAATTGGATGATGAAGGTATTGAAGATTTGGTGGGTGGACTTGAGACGATAGAATCACGGAGTAAAGGCTTGGCCAATTTTGTAAAGACTTACGATCAGCTTACCAAAGTTCCCAAACCTGATATTCAAACGGTCAAGGTCGAAGAGCTTATTAGTAGGCTCGTTAATCTATTTAAAGCCGATATTGACCAAAACCTCATTCAACTAGCGTTGAACCTCGAGGAGGAACTAACAATTGAAATTGACCCTGACCTGATAGATCAGGTGTTGATCAACTTGTTCAAAAATGCTATTGAGGCCTTGCAAGGCCAAAAAAAACCAACCATATCTTTGCACGCACATCGAGATGAAGAAGGAACTTCCATTACGGTTTCTGACAATGGGCCTGGAATTCCTGATGAAATCGTGGAGAATATTTTTGTTCCATTCTATACTACAAAGACTTCAGGATCAGGTATTGGACTTTCACTTTCACGACAAATAATGCGATTGCACAAAGGCAGCCTTGAGGTGCGCTCTACTAAGGATCGAGGCACCTCTTTCCTACTGAAATTTTAG
- a CDS encoding DUF885 family protein encodes MVLLGVALFPIQSQAQSAESLDRLLNDYNEFLHIHPPVTLRIDFKTYINALLGEVDVNEQLTFFESIQERLLSIEIKELSNEEQFDHQFLSFESALQIEKCRLIASAGKKKLSTEPKIFDFPQGSIWYQYLVKKWTGSDLSMNQIYNLGLAEIERVKNHIQQLDIKEEIPSSNFTNNRSIIEKSIHAKLSKVETQFGKLLPKFSRMPSLNVARGRNVALAQTPAYYSNNTFYYNLFDKPFNLSDVDFLLIHEGIPGHHYQRNYHSQLYIPEHIALSPSMGFIEGWAAYTENLGWELGLYQTPFEELSKWNWDLIRSARVVMDIGLNYHGWSDDEALSFWKEHIRGQDDIALREINRMKRWPAQVLTYKLGDIAIRQALAIAKTSGDFDYLTFHRKLLSKGPIPVHLMATLMQDII; translated from the coding sequence ATGGTGTTACTTGGAGTCGCGCTCTTCCCTATTCAATCTCAGGCTCAATCGGCTGAAAGCCTCGACAGACTGCTGAATGACTACAACGAGTTCCTTCATATACACCCTCCCGTAACGCTGCGCATTGACTTCAAAACGTATATCAATGCACTACTGGGTGAAGTAGATGTGAACGAACAACTTACATTTTTCGAATCGATCCAGGAACGACTGTTGTCTATCGAGATAAAAGAACTAAGTAATGAAGAACAGTTTGATCATCAGTTCTTATCATTTGAATCAGCACTGCAAATAGAAAAGTGTAGGCTCATCGCCTCAGCAGGTAAAAAGAAGCTTAGCACTGAACCCAAAATATTTGACTTTCCGCAAGGAAGTATCTGGTATCAATATCTGGTTAAAAAGTGGACGGGAAGTGACCTGTCCATGAACCAAATTTACAATCTCGGTTTGGCCGAAATCGAGCGAGTGAAAAATCACATTCAGCAACTGGACATAAAAGAAGAAATACCAAGCTCTAATTTTACCAATAACCGATCGATTATTGAAAAATCAATCCATGCAAAGCTGAGTAAAGTTGAGACACAATTCGGTAAACTTCTTCCAAAATTCTCTAGAATGCCTTCACTGAACGTAGCTAGAGGAAGAAATGTAGCCCTGGCACAAACACCAGCTTACTATTCGAACAATACATTCTATTACAACCTGTTCGATAAACCCTTCAATCTCTCAGATGTTGACTTCTTACTGATTCATGAGGGCATTCCCGGACATCACTATCAAAGAAACTATCATTCGCAGTTATACATTCCAGAGCATATAGCTTTGTCCCCTTCTATGGGCTTCATAGAAGGCTGGGCAGCATATACAGAGAACCTAGGTTGGGAACTTGGACTATATCAGACTCCTTTTGAAGAGCTTAGTAAGTGGAATTGGGATCTCATACGTTCGGCTAGGGTTGTAATGGATATAGGTCTCAACTATCATGGATGGTCTGATGATGAGGCCCTTTCTTTTTGGAAAGAGCACATCAGAGGACAAGATGATATTGCCTTAAGAGAGATCAATCGAATGAAAAGGTGGCCAGCTCAAGTGCTCACCTATAAGCTGGGAGATATTGCCATAAGACAAGCCTTAGCCATTGCCAAAACCTCTGGTGACTTCGATTACCTAACATTTCATAGAAAATTGCTTTCAAAAGGCCCAATCCCGGTTCATTTAATGGCTACCTTAATGCAGGACATCATATGA
- a CDS encoding alpha/beta hydrolase — protein sequence MKKKYLTLLFLVSISQLVAQEVKVIRDLAYSEKAPNNEKQMLDLYLSDEKDSPILLWIHGGAWAFGDKKDEAALAKFLANQGVSVAVINYRLSPAIWADPKFNTGIRHPDHIKDVASAFKWIYTNAEEYGFDRNRIFVSGYSSGGHLSALLATDPKYLETEGLTLNLIAGVIPIAGAYDIPAYYDTHLKYNGPDLAENHVKGVFGDTREELHEASPTTHLRSLSAPMLLISESQSYRYTLILERALKEMPNIDFEVMHAHEFDHKDFYQHLSGDSSNKYQLAIIEFIKGKSLSKLR from the coding sequence ATGAAGAAAAAGTACCTCACCCTCCTATTTCTAGTTTCAATTAGTCAACTGGTAGCTCAGGAGGTCAAAGTAATAAGAGATCTAGCTTATTCGGAAAAAGCTCCGAATAACGAAAAGCAAATGCTTGATCTCTATCTATCGGATGAAAAGGACTCCCCCATTTTATTATGGATTCATGGTGGTGCCTGGGCCTTTGGCGACAAGAAGGATGAGGCCGCCTTAGCAAAGTTTTTGGCTAATCAAGGGGTTTCAGTCGCTGTGATAAACTACCGCCTGAGTCCAGCCATATGGGCCGATCCGAAATTCAATACTGGGATCAGACATCCTGATCACATTAAGGATGTTGCCAGTGCCTTCAAGTGGATTTATACCAATGCTGAGGAATATGGCTTTGACAGAAACAGAATTTTTGTTTCAGGCTATTCATCTGGTGGTCACCTGTCAGCATTGCTCGCTACCGATCCTAAGTACCTCGAAACTGAAGGACTTACCCTAAATCTTATCGCAGGAGTAATCCCTATTGCTGGTGCCTACGATATACCTGCTTATTATGATACGCACCTGAAATACAACGGTCCTGACCTGGCAGAAAACCATGTGAAAGGTGTCTTTGGAGATACTAGAGAAGAACTTCATGAGGCCTCACCCACTACACATCTCAGAAGCTTATCTGCACCGATGCTTCTCATTTCTGAAAGTCAGAGTTATCGCTACACGCTTATTCTAGAAAGGGCCTTGAAGGAGATGCCTAATATTGACTTTGAAGTAATGCATGCTCATGAGTTTGATCACAAAGATTTCTATCAGCACTTATCCGGTGATTCTTCAAACAAATACCAGCTAGCCATTATCGAGTTCATTAAAGGAAAATCACTCTCAAAACTCCGATAA
- a CDS encoding Gfo/Idh/MocA family protein: protein MSSTSNNSSRRKFLKNLGFAGAAFSIVPRHVLGKGFTAPSDTLYIAGIGAGGKGYSDLAECAKSASVKVVSLCDVDDRQSARARRDHKGASYYKDYREMMDKETGIDAVTISTPDHMHAIQAMNAMERGKHVYVQKPLTHDIAEARQLTEAAQKYKVVTQMGNQGASGNGVRKMKEYYDAGLIGEVHSVQCWTNRAIWPMALETPTVKDPVPNGLDWDLWLGTAEKRDYNDAYLPFDWRGWSDFGTGALGDMACHIMDPVYRILPILYPDRVECSVADAFKANFETKSYPKSFPTASKIHLRYPRTDGKGTIKVSWMDGGLMPERPEELGDDEAFGNWDGGVLFIGTKGKLLADCYGANPRLLPLSLNEQVSVKETVPRVPEGHYIQWVNACIAGFGNAYTSSSFDYAGPFTESLLIGNLALKAYFEVDPKAKNQGFWGGTKYHGRKRLLWDAENMKVTNFDEANQYVKREYRTGW from the coding sequence ATGAGCTCTACATCTAACAACTCCTCCAGAAGAAAATTCCTCAAAAACCTCGGCTTTGCTGGCGCTGCATTCTCTATAGTACCACGACATGTCTTGGGTAAGGGCTTCACTGCTCCTTCAGACACGCTCTACATTGCGGGAATTGGTGCAGGTGGAAAAGGGTATTCAGACTTGGCCGAGTGCGCCAAAAGTGCGAGTGTAAAAGTAGTTTCTCTATGCGATGTGGATGACCGACAGTCCGCCAGAGCCAGAAGGGATCACAAAGGAGCTTCCTATTACAAGGACTATAGGGAAATGATGGATAAAGAAACGGGGATTGATGCTGTTACCATCTCAACTCCCGATCATATGCACGCCATACAGGCGATGAATGCCATGGAGCGTGGCAAGCATGTTTATGTACAAAAGCCACTTACGCATGATATAGCCGAGGCGAGACAATTGACCGAAGCTGCCCAAAAATATAAGGTGGTTACGCAAATGGGTAATCAAGGAGCTTCAGGGAATGGAGTTCGTAAGATGAAAGAGTATTATGATGCTGGCCTGATTGGCGAAGTTCATAGCGTACAGTGCTGGACAAATCGGGCCATCTGGCCCATGGCGTTGGAAACCCCTACCGTTAAAGATCCGGTTCCGAATGGATTAGATTGGGACTTGTGGTTGGGAACGGCCGAAAAAAGAGACTATAACGATGCCTACTTACCTTTCGATTGGCGAGGTTGGTCAGATTTTGGTACCGGAGCATTAGGCGATATGGCCTGTCACATTATGGACCCTGTCTATAGAATTCTGCCAATCCTATATCCCGATCGTGTAGAGTGCAGCGTGGCCGATGCCTTCAAGGCCAATTTTGAGACAAAAAGTTATCCTAAGAGTTTCCCTACGGCAAGCAAGATTCACCTAAGATATCCTAGAACAGATGGCAAAGGAACTATAAAAGTGTCCTGGATGGATGGCGGTCTAATGCCCGAAAGACCTGAAGAATTAGGCGATGATGAAGCCTTTGGCAACTGGGATGGCGGAGTTCTTTTCATCGGAACAAAAGGAAAACTATTGGCAGACTGCTATGGAGCTAACCCAAGGTTACTGCCGTTGTCGTTAAATGAGCAAGTATCTGTCAAAGAAACCGTCCCGAGAGTTCCTGAAGGACACTATATACAATGGGTCAATGCCTGTATTGCGGGCTTTGGTAATGCCTATACCAGTTCTTCCTTTGACTATGCAGGGCCATTTACAGAAAGCTTGCTTATTGGTAATCTGGCGCTCAAGGCTTATTTCGAAGTTGATCCAAAAGCAAAAAACCAAGGTTTCTGGGGTGGTACAAAATACCATGGCAGAAAGAGATTGCTGTGGGATGCTGAAAATATGAAAGTCACCAACTTTGATGAGGCCAATCAGTACGTCAAGCGTGAATACAGAACTGGTTGGTAA
- a CDS encoding 2OG-Fe(II) oxygenase family protein, translating to MIKPSKEHGIEAVNQEFKKYEQVDKDQTYNLAENESEDQFDNEYVIETCDLTEFFHGGDEGKEAFAEKLGKAMEGIGFVVLTGHGIDTSLYDEAEEKTREIFEDISLEDRLPFEAQRHGSVNQGYFPIKETTIIHPDLVEGWVFCRRAFDMPGNRNPDYKASDFWPKPGYEPFFRSLCLEHEKLILPIMQSILRYLGCDPHAYDQKLTNTNFGFRLNYYPPVTHEDDASGAGRMLGHEDVDLFTILPSSAVEGLQVLNRKNMKWIRLNPPKGSIILNTGDYMQRITNDRLPSTTHRVSKPTSKGLYQKPRISVPMAVYVWEEEMLQVLPCCGKPKYEPINAETFHTRITSKYYGDDYSDD from the coding sequence ATGATTAAACCCTCTAAAGAACACGGCATTGAAGCTGTAAATCAAGAGTTCAAAAAATACGAACAGGTAGATAAGGATCAGACTTATAATCTGGCTGAAAACGAGTCTGAGGACCAATTCGACAATGAATATGTCATCGAGACTTGTGACTTGACGGAGTTTTTTCATGGGGGTGATGAAGGAAAAGAGGCTTTTGCAGAAAAGCTGGGTAAGGCCATGGAAGGGATCGGATTCGTGGTATTGACAGGTCATGGTATTGATACAAGCTTATATGATGAAGCTGAAGAAAAGACAAGGGAGATATTCGAAGACATTAGTCTTGAAGATCGATTGCCATTTGAAGCACAAAGGCATGGATCGGTGAATCAAGGTTATTTCCCCATCAAAGAGACCACAATTATCCATCCCGATCTGGTCGAAGGATGGGTGTTTTGTAGAAGGGCCTTTGATATGCCAGGAAATAGAAATCCTGACTATAAGGCATCTGACTTCTGGCCAAAACCGGGCTATGAGCCATTTTTTAGGTCACTATGCCTAGAGCATGAGAAATTGATATTGCCCATCATGCAAAGCATTTTGAGGTATTTGGGCTGCGATCCGCATGCCTACGATCAAAAACTGACGAACACAAATTTCGGCTTTCGACTCAACTATTATCCACCAGTCACCCATGAAGATGATGCTTCTGGAGCCGGCCGTATGTTAGGGCATGAGGATGTTGATTTGTTCACCATACTGCCTTCTTCAGCGGTCGAAGGACTTCAGGTATTGAACCGTAAGAATATGAAATGGATTCGCCTAAATCCCCCGAAGGGAAGTATCATTCTAAATACGGGTGATTATATGCAGCGAATTACCAACGATCGATTGCCATCTACAACGCATAGAGTATCCAAACCAACCTCAAAAGGCCTGTATCAAAAGCCTAGAATCAGTGTTCCCATGGCCGTATATGTTTGGGAAGAAGAGATGCTTCAAGTACTTCCATGTTGTGGAAAACCTAAGTATGAGCCTATCAATGCTGAAACTTTCCATACACGCATCACCAGCAAGTACTATGGTGATGATTATTCGGATGACTGA
- a CDS encoding sodium-dependent transporter translates to MNNTPRFTSKLAAILTMIGVSVGLGNVWRFPYMMGQNGGSAFLFIYLIFTLLFAVPALVSELALGRETRKGPLGAFTSIFGVRIGKWVGYLLLLTVLVADSYYLVVIGNVAFSAYFSLAEGFSSDTNEAYQQGLNNGGLQLLITFVILLLSLLIIRLGLKRGIERVSKVLVPFFLIVIIYLTVQTLNLEGVGEQLSTFIRPDISAITIDVIFAGLGQAFFSLGLGGTFLLLYGSYMKKDQEIVGVAISTGLGDMAAAVLASLFIIPAILVFNLDMTSGPSLLFNTLPELFSQMPMGRFSGSLFLLALTGIAFLSNIAALEVFANALREQNKVKISKNQIIWLLGGIEAVLIIPSALYPELIGHLDLIFGSGMQTFGSVISIIGLAWFVKRRRALLQVFGEQSKGKIPSIYFLLIKWVIPAILLLILISYIYSSIFS, encoded by the coding sequence TTGAATAATACTCCACGCTTTACTTCAAAACTTGCAGCCATCCTGACCATGATAGGAGTGTCTGTTGGTTTGGGTAATGTATGGCGCTTTCCCTATATGATGGGCCAGAATGGGGGGAGTGCATTCTTATTCATTTACCTCATCTTCACACTCTTGTTTGCTGTCCCCGCACTGGTGAGTGAACTCGCACTGGGCAGAGAGACACGCAAAGGTCCTTTAGGCGCATTCACTTCCATTTTCGGAGTACGAATTGGCAAGTGGGTGGGTTACTTGTTGCTGCTCACCGTCTTGGTGGCAGACTCCTATTACTTAGTGGTTATCGGTAACGTAGCATTCAGTGCGTATTTCTCTTTAGCCGAAGGATTTTCATCGGACACCAATGAGGCTTATCAGCAGGGACTAAACAATGGGGGACTTCAACTTCTCATCACTTTTGTGATACTGTTATTGAGTCTCCTTATTATTCGTCTAGGATTAAAGCGCGGTATTGAAAGAGTGAGCAAAGTTCTGGTGCCCTTTTTCCTAATTGTGATTATCTATCTGACTGTTCAAACCCTCAATTTGGAGGGCGTAGGTGAGCAGCTAAGCACTTTCATTAGACCCGATATCTCAGCCATTACCATAGATGTAATTTTTGCCGGTTTAGGACAGGCCTTCTTCTCATTGGGCTTGGGAGGAACCTTTCTGCTCTTATATGGAAGCTATATGAAAAAGGATCAGGAGATAGTGGGAGTGGCCATTTCTACGGGCCTTGGTGACATGGCTGCAGCTGTATTGGCTTCGCTGTTTATTATTCCGGCTATTCTTGTGTTTAATCTCGATATGACTTCTGGGCCCAGCTTGTTATTCAATACACTGCCCGAGTTGTTCAGTCAAATGCCAATGGGAAGATTTTCAGGAAGCCTCTTTCTTTTAGCCCTAACGGGAATAGCCTTTCTCTCGAATATTGCTGCGCTCGAAGTATTTGCTAACGCCTTGAGGGAACAGAACAAAGTCAAAATTTCAAAGAATCAGATCATTTGGCTGTTGGGAGGAATCGAGGCAGTACTGATCATTCCTAGTGCCCTTTATCCTGAACTAATAGGCCATTTGGACTTGATCTTTGGTTCGGGTATGCAGACTTTCGGAAGTGTTATATCCATTATAGGTTTGGCTTGGTTTGTGAAAAGAAGAAGAGCGCTTCTACAAGTTTTCGGAGAACAATCCAAGGGAAAAATACCCTCTATATACTTCTTGTTGATCAAATGGGTAATTCCTGCCATATTGTTATTAATACTAATTAGCTATATCTATTCATCCATATTCTCATGA
- a CDS encoding DUF5777 family beta-barrel protein: protein MKRISTFLSLFCLITMSLSAQDDLLDLLNEEQTEEINFTSATFKGQRLINGHTVVTRKKAELEFLISHRFGRINSGIDEFFGLDAANVRFSLEYGLSDNITAGIGRNSLEKVYDGFVKYNLMRQSTGKVNNPVTITGLSSIAIRTADNFDFADDDFASKVSYTHQLLIARKLNDKFSVQLSPTYVHRNKVLENQENDIMALGVGGRMKLSSRIALNAEYFYRLTEELNSDFKDAIGVGIEIETGGHVFHLNFTNARSMAERAFITETTGDFFGGDIHFGFNISRVF from the coding sequence ATGAAAAGGATAAGTACATTTTTATCATTGTTTTGTTTGATCACTATGAGTCTAAGTGCTCAGGACGACCTTTTGGATTTGTTAAATGAAGAGCAAACCGAAGAAATCAACTTTACTTCTGCGACATTCAAAGGCCAACGCTTGATCAATGGTCATACGGTTGTTACCAGAAAGAAGGCTGAACTCGAGTTCCTTATTTCGCACAGGTTTGGTAGAATCAATAGCGGTATTGATGAGTTTTTTGGATTGGATGCTGCTAACGTTCGTTTCTCTCTGGAATATGGTCTCAGTGATAATATCACCGCAGGAATAGGCAGAAACTCACTCGAGAAAGTCTATGATGGGTTTGTCAAATACAACTTGATGAGACAGTCAACAGGAAAGGTAAATAACCCAGTGACGATTACCGGATTGAGCAGTATTGCCATACGTACAGCAGACAATTTTGACTTTGCTGACGATGATTTCGCATCAAAAGTATCCTATACACATCAACTTCTTATTGCTCGAAAGTTGAATGATAAGTTTTCTGTTCAATTGTCGCCAACATATGTACACAGAAATAAAGTACTGGAGAACCAAGAAAACGATATAATGGCTCTTGGAGTGGGAGGAAGAATGAAGTTGTCTTCACGAATAGCGCTAAATGCAGAATATTTCTATCGACTTACCGAAGAATTGAATAGTGATTTTAAGGACGCGATAGGAGTGGGTATAGAGATTGAAACAGGGGGGCACGTTTTCCATCTTAACTTCACAAATGCGCGGTCTATGGCCGAAAGAGCATTTATTACGGAGACAACGGGAGATTTCTTCGGTGGTGATATCCACTTTGGGTTTAATATCTCGCGAGTATTTTAA
- a CDS encoding YceI family protein, with the protein MKTIKTLFTLTLLLTAMAVQGQDRYLTRTGHIKFFSHAPLEDIEAHNNKVLSIVDLAKGQVAVDMLIKAFEFEKKLMQEHFNENYMESDKHPKSTFKGTFEVPDGLKSMTEGSYEVDVTGDLTVHGVTKPLSTKATLAVAGGKLSGGLVFKVKVKDHDIKIPKVVVRNIADEVEVTATFDFEPYK; encoded by the coding sequence ATGAAAACTATAAAAACACTTTTTACACTAACCTTATTATTAACTGCCATGGCAGTCCAAGGTCAAGACAGGTATTTGACCAGAACAGGTCATATCAAGTTTTTCTCACATGCACCGCTGGAAGATATAGAAGCGCATAACAACAAGGTGCTCAGTATTGTGGATTTGGCCAAAGGTCAGGTGGCCGTTGATATGCTGATCAAAGCATTTGAGTTCGAAAAGAAGTTGATGCAAGAACACTTCAATGAGAACTATATGGAGTCTGATAAGCACCCTAAATCAACTTTTAAGGGGACTTTTGAAGTCCCCGATGGGCTCAAATCAATGACTGAAGGTTCTTATGAGGTCGATGTGACGGGAGATCTTACAGTTCACGGTGTAACGAAACCTTTGAGTACTAAGGCTACTTTGGCAGTTGCAGGAGGTAAGCTCTCTGGAGGTCTTGTTTTTAAAGTGAAGGTAAAAGACCATGACATCAAGATTCCAAAAGTTGTAGTGAGAAATATCGCTGATGAAGTAGAAGTCACCGCTACATTCGATTTTGAACCTTATAAGTAA
- a CDS encoding OB-fold protein produces the protein MKKKRLLIAVAIIGAIAAYFVWANFLKTAPSMRKLDAEYEVQAIPFYNEFDSNEATANTKYLNKIVQVTGEVADIEVTEGSKPIISLKTEGFGVIKCTMESDLDQEELSRIEGNAEITIKAECIGMLLDVLLNRSIIIESN, from the coding sequence ATGAAAAAGAAAAGACTTTTAATCGCAGTCGCAATCATAGGTGCTATAGCAGCATACTTTGTTTGGGCGAATTTTTTGAAGACGGCACCTTCTATGAGGAAGCTGGATGCTGAATACGAGGTACAAGCGATACCCTTTTATAATGAGTTTGATAGCAATGAAGCCACTGCGAATACGAAGTATCTCAATAAGATAGTCCAAGTGACTGGAGAAGTGGCGGACATTGAAGTAACAGAAGGTAGTAAGCCTATAATAAGCCTTAAGACAGAAGGTTTTGGAGTCATCAAGTGTACCATGGAGTCTGATTTAGATCAGGAAGAGCTCTCTAGAATTGAGGGAAATGCTGAAATAACTATCAAAGCGGAGTGCATAGGTATGTTACTGGATGTGCTACTGAATCGCTCTATAATTATTGAATCGAACTAG
- a CDS encoding alpha/beta fold hydrolase codes for MSQKPVTRYTKSGRINIAYQVFGTGSVDLVYIPGWVSNIDWMWSCPELVNFLQELGKICRVVLFDKRGTGLSDRVVELSTLEERMDDIRAVMDAIGSEKAVLFGHSEGGCVSALFAATYPNRVISLITFGIFAKRRYAPEYPWAPTDEERQAVYDMIENGWGSGRMNLESLAPSKANDDVFMSWLANYFRSGASPSAAMVLTKMNTEVDIINILGSIRVPTLIMQRKHDVDVHIEEGRFIAERIRGSKFVELEGNDHLFWVGDTSRVLNEMKAFITNVQPAKIYGERLYTLLAANVVQSSKTGPNPQEIIRNLVIQYRGQIVQYNQKTFTAIFEGPSKAVHCGIDLISTMSRLNIQLSVGVHIKESLTNETHFINDQTKLLIESILKPAGPNQILITQPVKFLLSGAGLNLKEHKTIIEPITGESLPLFLATDHLEVEVSPLDNERRALPQNDSFLENVLQVIEKNLSDEFFGVEKLCKEIGVSERQVQRKLKAITNKSPNQLISSVRLHRAKELLFNNTLNVSEIAFQAGFSNPSYFSKVFKKEFGSSPSELIR; via the coding sequence ATGTCTCAAAAGCCTGTCACCCGATATACAAAAAGTGGCCGAATCAACATTGCCTACCAAGTTTTTGGTACGGGATCAGTTGACTTAGTATACATCCCAGGGTGGGTGTCCAATATTGATTGGATGTGGTCATGTCCGGAGCTGGTGAATTTTCTCCAGGAACTTGGCAAAATATGTAGAGTTGTTCTTTTTGATAAGCGAGGGACAGGTTTATCTGATAGGGTAGTTGAACTGTCTACCTTGGAAGAGCGAATGGACGATATTCGAGCTGTAATGGATGCGATCGGCTCAGAGAAAGCTGTTTTGTTTGGACATTCTGAAGGTGGATGTGTATCGGCACTATTCGCTGCTACTTATCCGAATAGGGTAATCTCCTTAATCACTTTTGGAATATTTGCTAAACGTAGGTATGCCCCTGAATATCCCTGGGCTCCCACAGATGAAGAGCGCCAGGCAGTTTACGACATGATAGAGAATGGATGGGGCAGTGGGAGAATGAACCTAGAGTCTCTTGCTCCCTCGAAAGCTAATGATGATGTATTCATGAGCTGGCTGGCCAACTATTTTCGTTCTGGTGCTAGTCCTAGTGCTGCCATGGTACTGACCAAAATGAATACTGAAGTTGATATCATTAATATTTTGGGCTCAATCAGGGTGCCTACTTTAATTATGCAGCGCAAGCATGACGTTGATGTGCATATAGAAGAGGGAAGGTTTATTGCTGAACGGATTAGAGGGTCAAAGTTCGTTGAGCTTGAGGGCAATGATCACTTATTTTGGGTGGGTGATACTTCTAGAGTATTAAACGAGATGAAAGCGTTTATTACCAATGTTCAGCCAGCAAAGATTTATGGAGAAAGACTTTACACCCTGTTGGCTGCGAATGTGGTGCAGTCAAGCAAGACCGGCCCAAATCCACAGGAGATAATTAGAAATCTTGTTATTCAATATAGAGGGCAGATTGTTCAGTATAACCAAAAGACTTTTACAGCTATTTTCGAAGGCCCAAGTAAAGCCGTTCATTGTGGTATTGATCTAATCAGTACAATGTCTCGACTGAATATTCAGCTTTCTGTGGGGGTTCATATCAAAGAGAGTTTGACGAATGAGACTCACTTTATAAATGACCAAACCAAGCTGCTAATCGAATCTATCCTAAAACCAGCTGGACCTAACCAAATTTTAATTACACAACCTGTTAAGTTTTTGCTTTCTGGAGCCGGACTTAATTTAAAAGAGCATAAGACTATCATTGAACCGATTACAGGAGAATCTCTTCCATTGTTCCTTGCAACTGATCATTTGGAGGTCGAAGTCTCTCCTTTAGATAACGAGCGAAGGGCCTTGCCTCAAAATGACTCCTTCTTAGAGAACGTGTTGCAAGTGATAGAGAAAAATTTGAGTGATGAATTTTTTGGGGTAGAGAAGCTGTGCAAAGAGATCGGTGTTAGTGAGCGTCAGGTGCAACGGAAGTTAAAAGCGATAACGAATAAATCTCCCAATCAGCTGATTTCCTCCGTGCGGTTACATCGTGCCAAGGAGTTGTTGTTTAATAATACATTAAATGTGTCTGAGATAGCTTTTCAGGCAGGTTTTTCCAACCCATCTTATTTCTCCAAAGTCTTTAAAAAGGAATTTGGTTCTAGTCCTTCCGAATTGATCAGATAG